From a single Candidatus Woesearchaeota archaeon genomic region:
- a CDS encoding ThiF family adenylyltransferase, producing MVKARFSKKNIWIKTHQFYEKYGRKTIVIANENFAKYSQSSGYCQFALRSLLNKAIFSLELRKLLDKSFENAHEIGSNHNFAKFSNSFKNQGLYLATMDNTDYRERYSRQILYQGIGKKGQQTLQRATIAIIGLGALGSVTAELLVRAGIGKLVLIDRDCVELSNLQRQHLYKQEDIGKPKVIAAKDALFAINPSIAVTSNPVDLTSKNIEALLKSAKIIIDGTDNLATRYLINDYGRKYNKTWIYGGAIASIGTVMVIDNRNNNNDAKKSTPCFSCVFPDCQPEGTCDTIGVLNSITTIVGALEANECIKIVLGQEHEQQLIRIDLNNQPIGNNSNNRFQTLQVKQRKNCSTCLGHYEYLDGRKLTKNIRFCSSGQFQFYGKKQSLQQVKKRLEKLGKVIFLPGCLHFKQVTIFNDGRCLIKAKDLREAKNLYAKYIGD from the coding sequence ATGGTAAAAGCAAGATTTTCAAAAAAGAATATTTGGATAAAAACACATCAATTCTACGAGAAATACGGCAGAAAAACAATTGTTATTGCCAATGAGAACTTTGCAAAATACTCGCAAAGCTCGGGTTACTGCCAGTTCGCATTGAGATCTTTGTTAAACAAAGCAATTTTCTCTCTGGAACTCCGAAAATTGCTCGATAAGTCTTTCGAAAATGCTCACGAAATTGGCAGTAACCATAATTTTGCAAAGTTCTCCAATAGTTTTAAAAATCAAGGTTTGTATCTTGCTACTATGGATAACACTGATTATCGAGAAAGGTATTCGCGCCAGATTTTATACCAAGGAATTGGCAAGAAGGGACAACAAACATTGCAGCGTGCAACTATAGCGATTATTGGTCTTGGCGCATTAGGTAGTGTAACAGCAGAGTTATTGGTACGCGCAGGAATAGGAAAACTTGTACTCATTGATCGCGATTGTGTAGAACTATCAAATCTTCAGCGCCAGCATTTATATAAGCAAGAAGATATAGGAAAACCTAAAGTCATTGCTGCAAAAGATGCTTTATTTGCCATCAATCCTTCAATTGCTGTTACTTCTAATCCTGTTGATCTTACCTCCAAAAATATTGAAGCACTTTTGAAATCTGCAAAGATCATTATTGATGGCACTGACAATCTCGCAACAAGATACTTGATTAATGATTATGGAAGAAAATATAATAAAACATGGATTTATGGCGGAGCTATTGCAAGCATTGGCACGGTAATGGTTATAGATAACAGAAATAACAATAACGATGCTAAGAAAAGTACTCCTTGCTTTTCCTGTGTTTTTCCTGATTGCCAGCCTGAAGGAACTTGTGATACTATTGGAGTTCTTAATAGTATTACAACAATCGTTGGTGCGTTAGAAGCAAATGAATGCATTAAGATAGTGCTAGGACAAGAGCATGAACAACAGCTGATTAGAATTGATCTTAACAACCAACCTATTGGGAATAATAGTAATAATCGTTTTCAAACATTACAAGTTAAACAACGAAAGAATTGTAGCACCTGTTTAGGACATTACGAATACTTAGATGGTAGGAAACTAACGAAGAATATTCGCTTTTGCAGTTCTGGGCAGTTTCAGTTTTATGGAAAAAAACAATCATTACAGCAGGTTAAAAAAAGATTAGAAAAACTAGGAAAGGTTATTTTCTTACCAGGCTGTTTGCATTTTAAACAAGTTACCATTTTCAATGATGGAAGATGCCTGATTAAAGCAAAAGATCTACGTGAAGCAAAAAATCTCTACGCAAAATATATTGGTGACTGA